In Drosophila busckii strain San Diego stock center, stock number 13000-0081.31 chromosome 3R, ASM1175060v1, whole genome shotgun sequence, the sequence AATAAGTGTGAGCGCTAGCTCTCGACTCTCTGTCCTCTGCTTTGGcatcatttcaatttaataaaattcatttcagtTGCGCGTCTgtggtttttttatttaaacaacttttgagacttgtgtgtgtgtgtgtgtgtgtgctcgctTGTAATTTGTTGTGACAGCTTTGTGTAATTTGACATCTCTTCAATGCTCATATGAAagatttacttaattttacgCTCTAGACAGCATAACAGAAATCACttgacagtttttttttttgcttgcctttgGTATTTTGCAGCCATCGTTAGGCTATGGCGACAGCACATCAAAGCCAATTGCAtacatcaatcaatcaaagcgCAAACACAGCATAAATCATTCATTTGCGCGACCtcatcaatatataaattataaaataaaacactaaTGACATAGTTGGCAATACGTCGGTTCTCATTTTAAAGCACACAcgtgtttgcatttaaaagttaacacaaagcatagaaaattaataaagatgCACACAGTTTAAGGCAACTtaaagcagcagaagaagctATAGctagcatatatacataaatatatgtatgcgtatgtataAACAGAAACCAAGAGTGGAAATTACAGTCAAACGTTTGCGTTTTCCTTTCAAGAAGCTCAATATGCGTGTCTGCGTTTAATTAAGATTGAGCTtatgtgagtgagtgtgtaaATGGCACTGCGAATGAgactgcgcacacacacacacacatacgcatgcaCTGTCTGTCCTTGCTAGTGTATAGTATATGAATAAATGTATGAGcaggcatttaatttaattttcattcgGATTGATTCCAATGATTTTACGTTTCATTTTACGTCCCACTGCGATTTCAATTACAacgttcacacacacacacacgcacagcaatTGATAGaagcgtttgtttatttgactATTTATACGTACTGCAATTggttattttaaaattggtttgcgctcattaaaataaatcttgcTTTACGCTTTAACTATATTGCgcttaattaacatttagCTTAATCAGTTATGCAGTCGCTATGCGCGCAACTTTTACtcatttcgcttttgtttgtgggCGGACTTAAAAGTTTATCCACAAGCAAGTTTCTAGGCTAAGCTTTAGCCTGCCACACGGCAAGCCACAAAAACGTATTCGCTATCacagtctctcgctctcgctctcgctctcgctctcgctctctcttctTCGCATTtagcattgcatactttgcggCTGACTTTTAACTTTGCCGCCATTGTTAcgcattttttgctgctgctgctgctgtcgcccaTTTCGCCAGGCTAGGCCTTGACAACTgtaacaattgcattttggtTACTACTTTTTTTCTCACTCGCAGCTGCATTTCTTTTAGCAAGGACACACACCAGCAACACTACATgttcgcatgtgtgtgtttgttcgTTTTTCTGCTAAAAAATGCAACGGAAAACCTATTTCCTTTGTAGGATATGAGTAGGAAAATGCTTGTtagcaccacacacacatacacacacacacatgcatatctGTGCGTTGGTGTTTGTAAAGTGCCATTTGCATGGCAATATTTGCACAACCTTGAacttgctgcaacaaaaataagcgCATAAGGCATAAGTGAGTTTGTATGtctgttgcacgttgcacgttgagCTAACAATGCTAATTTCGTTGCTACTGCTGATGCTGCTACTGGCCTGCACTCATTTGTGTCAGCTTGCTCTAAAAtgacaattacaatttgccaGCCAAAGTAATAAAGGGtacaaacttttaattgcgcatacgccaggTGTGAGGCCGACAGTTTGTGGCTTGGTGGACagcactttattttatttccaaaTTTATGCTTGTGGTATGCCAATTAGCACATTTTTGTAACAAAATTGTATAACTTGGCCATTTGGCATTGACAAGCCCTCAAATTACTTTggtaattataaatatttatgcctcTCAGCCTCTCAGCAGTGTAACCTAGTACTAGTGGCCCTGTTTCAGTTGTCAGTTtgtaaaattgaattcaagcCTGTGCTGTTTGACTTTTTTGAAAGATTTATAACATGCCCcgcagtggcagtggctgtggctgtggcagtggcattggcccaagcccaagccaatgGCCGCGTGTCGATAAGCACAATGGCCATTGgtcctcgtcgtcgtcggcgctGCTCGCTGTATGTCTGTGACATTTACCAATACACAAACAgttgcacacatacatacacatatatacgtGAAACACAACGCTGGCGACAaactttttaatcaaattttttttgaaagctATTTCTTTGaatactttttgcttgctcACACATTGAGACGTCGctgttgcatatgcatgcTCAATTGTGTTTGTATTGGCAAAGGACATGCTTTGTGATTTATAtacacatcacacacacaaacacagctACAGTGGGTGCGCCTgtaagccaacaacaattttttgttgtatttgtttgttttttttttttttttgatttatgagcGCTTTGGGTGAcgccagcaacaatagcagacAACACCACAGTCAACTCCAGGGAAtgttatatatgcatatatatcgCAAAAAATCGAAGCAGcataagcacaacaacaataacaacaaaagcaatttattgaaCAGACAACTTTTGTGCAAGTTCAAACGCGcaagttattaataaaattcaatatgaaattaaagcaacaaaactataaataaattgatgcattttttaaattttactacaATAGCGCAGAGTTTATTATGTGCCAACAAtagatattattttataaatataattttattagcagGCCAGCGCTGCTGTGTCTGGGCCAAGTTTGATGTTGACCAATggtcaacagcagcgctggccATGTAGTTGGATATATGAAATTTTGATTGATGGCCAAGCCAGCAGTGTGGCTCAGTGTCTGGGCTATCGATTGTCGCtgtcataaaaaaacaataaaaaagagcaaaacGAGAGGCTACAACAAATAGTAGTAGAGAAGGCATATGCAAAGCCAGGGCGGGCTTATGCAAATCAAGACATGCCGCACATATCACTTTGTTACCCGGACGCCCAGCAATGCGCACTACGAACTTGTCAAAACTTGTTGTGCGCTCTCGCTAgctttttatactttttaagaaagcagcagcagcagcagcagctgtaatggggtggggtggggttgcGTGTGTAAAAAATTGCCAGTGCATATTGCTTTCCGTTGTTTGGCAGGCGAGCACTTGCGgcacttgccacacttgcTAAAGCCGAGttgatttttgcatatttctgATAGCGACGGCATTAGTCTCCAGTGAACTGGCACATAAAAGCGCAGTTATGGACTGATTGTCGGCGCGCTATATACGacacaccaaaaaaaataagagagagcgaaaaaaaacattttcaaactTTTGCTCTATAAGATTTATTTGACTGGCAGCTGGGGGATTTAGAACAACAAGCAATATGGTTTGATTTCtagtttgagtgtgtgtgtgtgtagcttaaaTCAACTTTAAGCGCCAGCAGTTCACTTGACTGCGCACATAATTGCAGTTTATCAAGCAATTGCATTGTTTAGAGCAACAAGCTGATTTCTTAGCAAAGCGCTCGCGAGCCAAGTTATCCTATTTATGAGTGCATACTTAGCCAGAGCGCTAATACGCAAAAACTCTTCAGTCAACGTGCGGCTTACACAAACAATGCCAGAGATAGGAGCGAGCGCATTAAGGGAATTGGGGGCGGTTCACAATTGAAGCCACTCGAACTCGCTGCTTTGAGTGCCGACAGTGCAGCAAGCACATTGCACACCTTTTGCATAGGTATAGTTCAACAATAATTGCCCGTACTTTAAGTGCGCCATTAGTACTAAATTACAGACAACAAACCCCCAGCCCAAGCCTAGCCCAAGCCAATCCAATTCCACCAGCAAGCAGGCAGCACTAGCTAACGGTGCGGTCTAATTACGCGCCAATGCTGAAAATGGTAAAACTGGAAGCTCTCAACATTCACATTTTAGCAAAAAGtaacccaaccacccacccacacacacacacagcgcacGGTGTGCCTCGtcgtgtggcagctgcagtgGCTGGAAAAGTTAAGTGCGCTAATGGCAATTAGAAGTTTACCGAGTGCAGTCAAAAATTGTAACGGCTGCCTGAGCTGAGCGTAGCCTGCAATATTGAACATTTTGCTAATTGCCGTATAATTATTGCAGTTAAAAAATTTAGCACAAttgcccagccagccagccagccagccagctgaGCCTTGACCAGAAACCAGAGACACTACACCATGCTGGTGGCCACTGTGCCCCTGCCCCCAATTTGCATCAACAACAGACACATCAGCAATGCGTTTTCAACGATCTCAAAGCACAAGCCACAAACATTTTCGGTGCAGACGTCAAGTGTTTGGATAGTATATGATACAGTTCGTGTGgcaaggctgctgctgctgctgctgctgctgcatacgcagtggctgcaacaaatgtaaatattattgcaaaatCTTCTAATTAAGATAAGCAAATCGGTTGAGTGGttttaatgaaaatcaaacaatgCCTCTGTCCAAGAGAGAGAACCGACCGCTCAGCTCTGCGTCTGGTCAAGTTGATATTGATTGATATTCAACTTTGTTCACTTGCCTGGGCAGCCTCTGTAAGCAGCTCACTGAACCAAATGTTCAAATTACCATTGCCACTAGTCTCTGCACCAAACATCGTTTGcctattttaatatttaattaatttggttTATAGCAGTAACAGGCCAAGCTACaaagcatgcaacatgctCATTCTAATTGTGCATGGCCAATGGAATGCTATTGGCATTAATCGGCAAACTTCAAatcatttaacaattaaattgctaataattCAGAAACAAAGCTGAGCAATGCGCAGAGTCGAGCTACGATTTGCATAGAGTCTATATTCTATATTCAAGTATTGTATAGCAGTTTTAATTAGTGGGTCTTAATTTCATAgaaaaactttattaaatgtGCTTGACTCTAGTGACAATTGTGGCCAAATTACAAtcgatttaattatttcatttaaatggcTTTGAAATAGAAAGCTAGAGGATTTTTTTTGAAGAAGTATCacttaacataaaaaattctaattaatggaaattaatgtatattttataaacattgaGCACGCAAATTTGGcaatcaaatatattataattaaattgcttataaatgtaagtaagtatttttttacatatgtattaaatagaaatacttttaataaacaacatgacaatgtttaatattaatatggGCTCAAAATGAATCCAGAAGAACTGAAGCTAGTTGTTAGTCCTTGAACTGAGCTGTGCTACATATTAACAACGATAAATAACTTTATCTTTAACAACTGTATCTTAGAGCTACTGACATTAAAGATGCAGGCGAAATTagaagcatttaaattgtttataatgttTGTTAATATGGCAAGACTTAAAGTATTAAATGCTTCTAATTTAAGTCTTGCCATATTAACAAacacattaaacaatttacatattttcttGGCATTATTCACAAATACTCGacgctaaattaattaaatgaaaagtgaTTGCTTCAATctgctgcaactgtttgcTGTTCAGCGACTGTTTCGCAACTCTAAGCGACTCTATTAACGGGCTTTACTTTAATACTATTGACTTACCATTTTTCAGTTAGGAAACTTTAAatctataaacaataaaatgttttgcagcttttaacagcaatagcagcatTCTCTTCACACTCTTTCTATTGAGGTTAATCTGCGAACTGGCGGCAGCCGACACAGCTCATTTATCAAAGGTCATTTGAATAGCAGCTGTCTACATTTCACTTGcgctttgcttaatatttagcaAACGTATGTAGCTTTATTAATATGCGCACTAATGTTATGCGTAACATGGAACATATAAGTGGCGCTTGAGTTGGCCGCGATGCGATAAATGAATGAGGCTGAGGCGGCCCTTGCCAAGTGTGTCAcgccaaaaagtatgcaacgttGTTGACGCTACGCCGCGCTTATAATTAAGCCTTAATTGAACGTTGCCAGCGTCTTCGTCGCAGTTCCACGTAAGCAAGTTAATGATGAAATCGTTTACATGGCTTTGACACGACATGCGCCATTGCCCCCCAAACCTAAACTCAAATTGGAATCGGTTGAAGTTTTGAGCTCATTTTCGAGCGGCTAGAAGCACCGTCGCCGCCGACACCAACACCGCCAGattatgtgcatgtgcataATCTGGCACAAGTtcattaaaacatttgcatagcgCAGTTTTAAGTGGCGAGTGCCGCAGCAGCTTATGAGGCTAACAGGCTGCAGTTCGCTCGCTCGTAATTTAGGACTAccgaccacgcccacaaattGTTTTAGTCTGAAATGTTTTATTTCCAGTCGAAAAGTTGAATATGCAATTTGGGACTGCATATTAACCTGTGCAGCTCCCAACTATTTAGCATAACGATGGCCGCTCATTATgaacccccccccccccccccccaaagCAGCTTGCACCTGCCAcgtgctgcagcaactgccaaCTATTCAATGCgcactacagcagcagcagcagcagcagcagcagcagcaacatgcctGTGACAGCAGGCAACTTTATTTGCGCTGGGTATTTGAACGGGGCTGCTGGCTCGCTGGCCTGGGCAGCGCATCTGAAGTTGGGCAAAGACCGAACGCCAGGCACGTAAAATATGCGCAGTTGTACACGGGTAGTATATGCCAGAGATCACTTGACTATAAACGagattaaaaattcaattacgcTGGAGTTGGCAAGCTGAAcctgaagctgcagcaaacgaaaaaaaaaagcgaatgACCAGCAAAAGTTGgaagaacaacaaaaagacAAACGCGCGCCCGAACCTCGAGTGCGAGCTGCTCGCAAGTCAAAGCGCGCCATATGGGAGTGAAgagcgaacacacacacacacacacaggtgcTGGCAAAGAGCAGCGAGGGGCTGGGGAAGCAACCGAAGTGGTCAGTGCCGGCGACGTTGTCGCAGCCAACGGAAGTTGACAACAATTTATGTGCCTGAAACGGATACAATTTACAAGCCggctcacacacacgtgcatgtgtgtgtgttggcagcTAGAAAAGTGGCAGCAGGCATGGTCTAGGGGCCAttaagagcgagagcgcacaGTATGTGTGGGAtgcactggcagcagcagctgcaggtgtGACCAGCGCCAACTTCAAACGGAATTTTGTGTGTGAGTACTTAGTGCAAAGTGGCCCGGGACgaattttagttgctgctgctgctatgcaaAGTGGGTtggccacccacacacacacatagaaaataaaaaatagcacaACGAGCGACACATTTGAATTTCGTTTCAAGTTAAAGTTGATAAAAAGCAAGTGATTTAGAGCAGCgtttcaactttttttttgccgccgccgctttgttatttatttacgtttttgctttgttttgcttgctcagGTAAcgaaacacaaaagcaaatcagTGGAAAAAAACACAGCCCGCAATTAAGCTTGAGTTTttagttgttaatttttgtttgcaagccGAGCTACGCACACTTTGACTTGCTTGCGTTGAATTGTCAATCAAGCGCTCacatatattacgtatacgcaatgagTAGTTGCgcttgtatgcaaattttaatgcttaacttGTTGATTAGCGTaagcaagcaatttgtttaataatactagttaacaattaatcaatttacttttcattttataagcaaacaaataagtgCAAAAATATTCTGCTGCTTTAGTTAATACGCTTATAAGCTCAAAAcgctttttacatttaattaatgtctaatattatttatttgtatgcacttatacatatttcaattgttattCATTCATTAATTTGCTCGACCTTTCAAATCTAATCGCATTCTAATGTTTCTTGCGCTTATCagcgcgctgcttgctgccGCCGCGTCTAAGCACAAGGCGAAGCAGCCCAGCGCTTAATCTAATCAGCgcatagagcagcagcagcggtgcTGCCAATAGCACAGCAAGCGTATCCAAGCTATGTAGCTGCAGCCAGTTAAGATTACGCGACTCTGCGCGCAAATGTGGCGCGCCCTTGTGCCGCATAACATGCTCCGTCCACCAAATGGCGCGTTCCAAGGCAGTTTCAGGTTGATCGCGATATCGCTCGCTCATTTGTGCAGCAGTCTGCGCATAACTGCGCGTGTGCAACAAAGTTTCGATAGTCTGCTGtagttgctgcggctgcagctgctgcaaatccAAGCCCAAGCCGTAGCCTAAGCGACTGGCGCGCTTGATATTCATAAATTGATCGTAGAACACAGGCAGCCCCAGCACGGGCTTGCCATAGTAAATGCTCTCCATGGTGCTGAGCAGTCCGCCGTGTGTAATAAACAGTTTTACATTGGGATGAGCTAGTACGTCGGCCTGTGGAAACCAAGCGGCAATGTAGACATTTGGCGGCTTAGCTGGCAGCTGCTCGTCCTCGAATTTCCACAGCACGCGCTGCTTGAGACGACCAAACACCTGCAGCAGCGTTGCACGTGTGTGCGCTGGCAAATCCTTGCTCTTCACATTGCTGCCCAGCGAGAAGTAAATGACGCCCGCTGCACCAGCGCCTTcaataaattgctgcattgCCGCAGGCAGCGGCTGCGACTTGTTCGCAATATGCACGCCGCCCACTTCAATCATATTGGGCAAATAAGGACGCACATGACTGACGCTAAAGTGTTGGCCAAGCAGCACTAGCGCGAAGCTATCAATTGCCTGCTCCAGCGGCATTTTATGCGTGGGATAGTAGCGCTCATACTGTCGCCGCATTTGGGGCTTGACGACAAACCAATGCATAGCTCTGGCTAGCCAGTTGTCAAAATGATTAGCCAAACGCTCAGCATAGTTCATGCGACTGGTGCGTGGTGAAGTCAACATAGGATTGTAGCTAACTGGCGATATATTGCCCATAAGCTGATCGATGTGTGGCTCATTGCCTTGCGATGAGAAGCCCACGAGCGTTGCATTGAAGTGtgcgccaaaagcaaaaagcgccTCTGTCTGCACCAATTCGGCTAAAACCAAATCAAATGTTTCACCtgaatgcagcagctgctgcacatttgCATCCTCCAGTACGCACTCGGAAACAGTAGAAACTGTCTTGGCATACAGCATAGGCAGTTGCCAAGCACTAGCCGCACTTATTTCATCGATTATATCTGCAAAGCGCATATGTAACTATatcttattttaatatattgtgTACTTACCATcgaatattgtttttattttaggcgCTGCTATAAATCGCATATTTGGCACTGGCTGCATATTCTCAAATGGACTAATGACAGTCACTTCATGTCCACGTTGCGCTAACGTTTTGATATATTGCTCCATGAATATATATTGCGAACGCCCTGGGAATGGAAATGTTATTAGTATCTTAGCAGACTGCGCCAACGGCGACAGCAGCGCGATCAACAGCAGCCCAATTAGTTTCATTTTGACTTGACTTTACATCACAGACTGAAAGCTAGCGCCgacttttgtttagttataTAGTTTATCAATTAGtcgctttagctgctgcgtCATGCTCAATCGCCGAACAACATCAATGAAAGCAATATTGATAACGTTCTTGAGTGAGTCTTGACTGCTGAGTGAGTTAGTTTTAATAgtaattgtatatttaatcaaatcaaatttgtaattgCCTCAAAGGCCTTTGACCCGAAAGTTGGCATTTAAACAATTGGGCGGCTTGCTTAAagtttctaaattatttagaaacaaatgtcaacagcaacaattattcttatatatatgaaaatttaatgcgcgtttaaaattatttttaagtgcaTGTCCGGCGGTTAAAttggctgctgtttatttttaaataaggTCTAAACTGGGACTGTAGCCCACGCCCCCAACACCGTAAGCAAACTTGGGACTGCtctacttatttattttcacttgaatttctttttacttttttggtttttcttttgcgcACTCCTTTTTTTGTAGGAGTTCGTTTTCCGTTTGtggttttgctgcttttgtcgcTTACACTTGCCCAGTTACTTAATTGAATTAGGTTGCCTGATTATTTTCCacaacagcaaattaaaattatgtttatatgttttCTTGCTTTCTTTCATTTCGATCAACAGCTGCGGCATTCAAGCAATTGTCGCCTGTTTTAGCTGCTTAACAACTCGATAATCAGCAAAGAGCAGAAGCagagcatttaatttaaattctttgcgCACAGCcctaagcagctgcttaaaaatatttaaaatttctcagaattatgcaaagtttgcagcttaagctttaagcaaagttatgttggcaacagctgcagagctgcaaatgcaatttaaagccTTTGCCCGGGGAGGGGGGGGACATTGTAACAATTTGTGCATaactaaaaatcatttttcatttgttttcatttccgttttgatttttgcataGTTGCCATAATATGAACGCCTTGGCTTGCACCTGCAGAGCAAAGTGTCCAGTCtcactatgtgtgtgtgtgtgtgtgtgtgtttatgccTGGCAAATGTTAGTTGACAGCTGCTTGCATGCTGATCCTAGAGTCCAGGTGCAGCTGAAGTTGCTGCCCTTGcttgactaaaaaaaaaagtagcagaTATGCAACTACGAAATGGAATGTCAGACAGCGCTGACAATTGacttttattgctgttgacaGGCTGGCAGGCAAAAAGTCAGCTTGCGAGAAATGCATTGCTTGGGTTTGAGATTCCCAGCAGCGACTTTGTCAATTCCCAGCCATTACGTTTGACTTAACATTTCAGCAAATTACGCAGCATTGTCTCGAAGCAGGAGCAGGacttttagttgcaatttttgACATTACGATTTctatttgtgttttgctttacAGAGCTGTCAATGGCCGGATATGGCGCACACCCCCATGCACTTATGTGCATGGCACAATTTCCGGTCTCTAGAAGCAATGAAAAATTCATTACAGCAGCGctgtaagcaaattgtttaaatttaaggcGTTAAACAAAACTAAGCCAAAGTATATTTGCACCTCAGGGagttatacactttgcatgCTTTTAAGTTCACGCTATAATCCATCCGGGATATAATTATTGTGTACATATTATGATAGTGGCATAAAACCAAGAGTTTATCGCTGAGTTGATGtagatggcgctgctgctcaacGAGCTGCAAATGTTAAGGGCTAACACTGTAGATGGGCAATAAATTTGCGTATGCTTAAAAGCAGCACAGCAAAAGGTTATTTACGTAAGTAAGTAAGCTGTTAAAATGGACTCCAAgctcaataaaatgcaaaaaacttGGCTATACTAAAAAGTACTTAAATCTAGCGCTTTAAGTTGatgaaactttttaatttctttgcagcagcagcaacagcaacagcaacataatttataaatgaaatgagctCAACTCGgcgcatgcaaattaaatctAATTATGTGCGGCGAGGCAATTGCagtcacaacaacaatgaacagCGACTCAGCCTAGTCGACTTGGCTTTCATTTTGCCCAACTGACCCGCACAAATGCGTCTATTGACGTTAACAATGCGCACAAAAGCgacgactgcagcagcagcagcagcgactggtAGCTCGCCCAGGTCCAGGTGTGCGCGCTCGCCAGTTGGTCAACAGTTAGCCCCTAATGCAGCGTCAGCGAGAAACAAAAGAGTTTATACTCGCATAGGGAGCCAAAGTTATGGCTTATGGTTAGACGCACTCTACAAAAGAAAAAtccatatttatatacattatgcTCATGCGGGCGGCGGCATTTTGTGGGTGGTGCATACGCCGTGTGCCGCAATTGCGGTAAAATATGTTTGCACAAAAAGGAAATCGCCAAAGCCACGTGAGCAGGAAATGCTGAATTTGTCTGCCCAGcggctaaaaaataaactcaactaAACTACTAAGCGGTTTGTAATGTTcccacaaacaaaagcagtgGCCATAGCAAActgcttaattatttgctttgtattaAAAGCTAGTTAACTATACGTTATTTgtcttattaattaaattctaaactTTATAGGCACGAAATTGATTTCTGGAACACACACGTTGCCgcaatttttagttgtttCCATTTGCTTGGTTACGCTTTGTTGCAATATGGCTCAGGCCCTAGCACATCCGTTGAAATTGCAACTGCCgctcgttgtcgttgtcgtcgtcgtcctgcTTAGCCGCTGTCCTTGTCGTTGTCTGGGCTGGACTTTTGGGAATATTATTGAAAACTTTTACCGCAagctgtgcagcagcagcaaaaacaaacgtattgttcgttggctgctgctgctacaaaaatgaggattaaaacaaaaaaaaattattagagtttgtgttttattttttttttgcagtttgctgctgcaaagtttcagttttgttgcaactttggcCACAGACACCGCAGCGCACCCACAGCCCacatggccacgcccacactcaGCGCAGACAGTACATAAATTCTCTGAGCAATTTTCAGGCATTTGCCCAACTGCTAACCAAGCCGACAACAAGTTGTCCAAGTAGCAAGCCAAGCTCTACATGTCCAGGCTACGGCTCCATCTCCGGCTCAACTACACGCATGCCCACGCACAGGTATTTTTTCTAGCTGTCCCTAGTATTTGTTAGTTCAATCGCTGGCAATAAGTTATCATTATTTATGGCCAAAGTTTGCACTCGCTATAACTCAGGCGAGCGCGCGCACTCGCTTGAGCTCTTGGCCAGGCAAACAGTcagctgcaaatatatttaagctaattgcatatttttcatttcgccAGCAAGGCCATTTGTAACCAGTGTGCTAATCAAACAACGTACgctgcaatttgctgcagccTTGACATATACGATGTTGACCCACTGTATAACAACTATTCAATTTGAGGCATGGGGACACCCTTCAATTATACAAAATCATAGCCAAATtggcagctcacacacacgaaTGTAAACGCCAAGCAGTTGACAATCAATTTTCGGCATTGTGCTGCACAGTGGGGCTATCAATAgcaactaaatgcaaaatatgtaTCATCAAATAAGGAATAATtcttattttgaaaataaaactagaATTCTTAAATAGCAAGTCAAATTGACAAGAATATAAGCAGtttgataataatataaatgacTTTAGAACTTCGagataaaacaaattgaattacttttaaatttgttaaaacttAAATGAACACAAAtgataaaagtataaatattttatttattcagaTTAACTATACATTATGAAGGTGTTAGAATAAAAGCATTATATGCTATATCTGTTgctcttttaatttattgctttgatAGATAAATAATAAGATTCTTGTtcacaagtttttatttgcttggaGATTATAAATAGATGGGACAAAAATAGTTTGATAGGAATAAAAGTACCACATATATTTACACATTATTGTTTGGGAAATCTGAAAAATCATACATAgagcttattttaattcaaattttgatgggcttatacaaaaaattaaagtaaaacatcataattttctaatattttaacCGACTATTGAAGACAAAACTTAAATGCAGAATTtgagtttaagctttaagctaaataaacaaaattataac encodes:
- the LOC108602049 gene encoding UDP-glucuronosyltransferase 2B13; translation: MKLIGLLLIALLSPLAQSAKILITFPFPGRSQYIFMEQYIKTLAQRGHEVTVISPFENMQPVPNMRFIAAPKIKTIFDDIIDEISAASAWQLPMLYAKTVSTVSECVLEDANVQQLLHSGETFDLVLAELVQTEALFAFGAHFNATLVGFSSQGNEPHIDQLMGNISPVSYNPMLTSPRTSRMNYAERLANHFDNWLARAMHWFVVKPQMRRQYERYYPTHKMPLEQAIDSFALVLLGQHFSVSHVRPYLPNMIEVGGVHIANKSQPLPAAMQQFIEGAGAAGVIYFSLGSNVKSKDLPAHTRATLLQVFGRLKQRVLWKFEDEQLPAKPPNVYIAAWFPQADVLAHPNVKLFITHGGLLSTMESIYYGKPVLGLPVFYDQFMNIKRASRLGYGLGLDLQQLQPQQLQQTIETLLHTRSYAQTAAQMSERYRDQPETALERAIWWTEHVMRHKGAPHLRAESRNLNWLQLHSLDTLAVLLAAPLLLLYALIRLSAGLLRLVLRRGGSKQRADKRKKH